A stretch of the Vicia villosa cultivar HV-30 ecotype Madison, WI unplaced genomic scaffold, Vvil1.0 ctg.000645F_1_1, whole genome shotgun sequence genome encodes the following:
- the LOC131630118 gene encoding uncharacterized protein LOC131630118: protein MANNVTATKEATKRTFTCSFFREDMTHLIQLSTLVTGRNLDEFRKTYGHILHMLTSRVDEWALYTLLQFYDPELRCFTFLDYQLAPTLEEYADILKIKVQHRIPFPNGGTHGFHVKFLIKKADTLAVEKKWKEFNALLAVIIYGLVLFPNIPNFVDLTVVCLFMDQNPVPTLLADTYYTIHSRYGKKGSVGGCLPLLYEWFTSHLPKSGPFVTTKDSQKWPQRIMGLTENDIVWCPTGMGIEEVITSCGTFDNVPLIGTKGVINYNPKLALRQLGFAFKDKPLDKEIFESICFEKGTGPEGLEKVRSTWNCIHTDDQTSLGEKNAVANQAYTNWVEERVKDRLLPFPKVNPLYEQPPKVPNATMPAENCIQVNMESTQLHEKRSDARPKHHLVDQIRVELTHEAKVLKEGSLRVQKRARTEKGERDTAVVVEDHQEIIKRAVKEAEERLKREYREDLKAYKLKIEREARAEVRSLKKKLEEETTQRIAVETQLKGSHLRTARLTEENAKLRDRMMGMEDSFRIVWDRLVRAVELWHNLVVYVRNVRV from the exons atggctaacaacgtgaccgctacAAAAGAGGCTACCAAGCGTACATTCACCTGCAGTTTCTTTCGTGAGGATATGACACATCTGATTCAGTTGAGCACTTTAGTTACTGGGCGTAACTTGGATGAGTTCAGGAAGACATATGGCCATATCTTACACATGTTAACTTCTCGGGTTGATGAATGGGCTCTATACACACTTCTTCAGTTCTACGATCCTGAGttacgatgtttcacctttcttGATTACCAACTGGCACCAACCCTTGAAGAATATGCTGACATCCTCAAGATTAAGGTTCAACATAGGATCCCTTTT cctaatggtggaaccCACGGATTCCATGTGAAATTTCTGATAAAGAAGGCCGACACCCTTGCTgttgagaagaaatggaaagaattcaaCGCTCTCCTAGCCGTTATtatctatggtttggtgttgttcccgaACATTCCGAATTTCGTCGATCTAACTGTTGTTTGTCTCTTCATGGATCAAAATCCTGTGCCCACTCTTTTAGCAGATACTTATTATACCATCCACTCCAGGTATGGGAAGAAAGGATCAGTTGGGGGTTGTTTACCGTTGCTATATGAGTGGTTCACTTCACACTTGCCTAAAAGCGGGCCGTTTGTTACAACAAAAGACTCACaaaaatggcctcaaaggatcatggggcttactgAAAATGACATCGTCTGGTGTCCTACTGGAATGGGCATAGAGGAAGTTATAACTAGTTGTGGCACTTTTGACAATgttcccctcataggaacgaaaggtgttatcaattataatcctaAGCTAGCGCTACGTCAGTTGGGTTTTGCATTTAAAGacaagcctttggacaaagagatattCGAATCCATTTGCTTTGAGAAAGGAACTGGTCCAGAGGGATTGGAAAAAGTAAGAAGCACCTGGAATTGCATCCACACAGATGACCAGACTTCCCTAGGTGAGAAGAATGCCGTTGCCAACCAAGCCTATACAAATTGGGTCGAAGAAAGAGTTAAAGATcgcctgttgcctttcccgaaggttaacccACTGTACGAGCAACCACCTAAGGTTCCAAATGCCACTATGCCTGCTGAGAATTGCATCCAAGTGAATATGGAAAGCACCCAATTGCACGAAAAGAGGTCAGATGCGCGACCAAAACATCATCTTGTGGACCAAATAAGGGTTGAGTTGACACATGAAGCCAAGGTGCTGAAAGAAGGATCTTTgagagttcaaaagagggctagaacGGAAAAAGGTGAAAGAGATACTGCTGTTGTTGTTGAGGATCACCAGGAGATCATAAAAAGGGCCgtaaaagaggcagaagagagACTCAAGCGAGAGTACAGAGAAGACTTGAAGGCTTATAAACTCAAGATAGAAAGGGAGGCTAGAGCTGAAGTGAGGAgtctgaaaaagaaactggaagaagagaccaccCAAAGGATAGCGGTTGAGACTCAgttgaaaggaagtcacctccgcacTGCCCGACTAACAGAAGAAAATGCCAAGCTCAGAGATCGAATGATGGGTATGGAGGAC TCATTTAGGATAGTTTGGGATCGTCTCGTGAGAGCCGTTGAGTTGTGGCATAATCTTGTGGTTTATGTTCGTAATGTTAGAGTGTGA